The Coffea arabica cultivar ET-39 chromosome 10e, Coffea Arabica ET-39 HiFi, whole genome shotgun sequence region TTAACAATGCTCATCGATCAAACGTATAATTATGGTTTAGTTATCCGGGCATGATTTCACATTTATATATCGACTGTAAGGCGTGCAACCTTCATTTTGGATGGAGTTGTTAGATTTCTTTAAACCCTATCTGGATCGttatttttagaagtttttatttaaaaaaaaaatgtattgtactgatttgatgtatgtgaaatataaAGACAATTAAGATATGTGTTcacgaaaaatataaaaatttttctgcagaaaatcacaatccaaacaaggtttcTTTAACTTCCCCGAAAAGGATTGATTTGAGAAAGAAACGTACGGAGTTTGCACTTGACATCTCTCTAAAGAGAAAAATACCTTAACTTAGTTATCACTATATCAAGATTTTAAatgcttgtatttttttttttaaaaggagaAGGTGGATATAATTAGGTATTACCAAGTATAATTATTCAAAGCTACTTAGCCACCAGACCGGGTCGAAATTTTTTGCCGTGGATAAGAACAACCAATGGGACTTGGTTGGTGGTTGATGTCAGCTATACAGGGTGGAGTAATTGTAAACTTGTGGCTGTTTCAATGGCCATGCGTAATCCAAATCGTCTTGTATCTATCTGATGTGGCCAATGGGAATTCCCTTTGTGACCTAACTGCATTGGTCACCTTCTTGAGTTGGTCCAAAACAGTGCCAGAGAAAATTCCAAGTAGGCAGAAAGCCTCTTGTTTTGTTAGCTCATCCTAAGCTGCTGACTCACCAAATGGGATTGATgatttgtaaaactttaaaatttgAAGAACAACAGGGCaataatagtattttttttttttgtcctcaTGCAAATTATAAAGAGTTTTAAACGCAAGATTATGAGTATACATGCTACCCATAGCCTTCGGAAAaggtcttttctctttttctgatTCCGGTGGGGGCAAAGCATCTAGTCAGTGTTCCCGCAAATAGCTCAAATTGACTTGGCAGACACGAGCTCCTGGATTGAAACGTGACCGACCATTTGGCACCCTAATCAGCAATATAACACCACTCAAGTACTAGCACACCAACCAACTACCTTTGCGGTAGTTTGCCATCACATGTATTGTGAGAGGTAAAAGGACAGGAGTTTAAACATATTAATTATTTCCTATTAAAGTTGTCACTTAATGTTACAGTCTCTTAGATCCATTTTGGACGTAGTAATGCATCCGTGATGGTTCAGTTCAAATCGATTTTTCATAACCCTATTAGATCACCTCTAGAATCAGTGAATCAGTTTTGATCGTTCAATAATGTTGGCATTGGTAGGGTGCAAAGGGTCCTTCAGTTACATTCAAACATTTAAAATCTCACTTGGTGTTAATATTAATTAGATCATTAATTACACAAGTTGCCAGCCAGCCCTTGGTACATATATTTGTCTCTGGCGGTCTTTGTTCGGTGCTAACTATCATTTACTATTTGACTAgatgtttttctctcaagataCCTGttaacatggtatcagagcaagaGTCCTAGAGTTCAGGTTAAACATTTAGTCGGTAGATTAGATTAGGGGTAGATGATAACAATtgacaaagagaaaaaaaaaaaagtactagcACATCAATCTGTAagagcccggtgcaacccaatgagtacaaacaaattcacaatgatgcacaaagatatatcaaatttaagcacaataaagaaaacttaattaaagagaaaatataagaaatgcaaaccaaatatcaaaccaatagcctcttcaattgatggcgatgctaaccaagatgtacaagtgaaggctcactccttcctcaccccaaatactctttggttgagccaaggagttttacaactattctagttaaccctcaacaacctacacttgaaagatcactcacccaattaagaactattttatacaaatgaggcaaccttcaccaaggttttaccactccaagtgattggttcaccttcaccaaggttttactactccaagagagtaaccttcacttgagcaacctcacaacccaacttccccaaccccttatacaaccaacaaagaatctttctaatcaaaaatctcacttgtaagcttgtattttgtgttggcaaaagtctctagtcttcttgtgctttggaatttttatagaaggtgagaaatggctccaaaagactctccaacggtcaaatattaattgctgtcaaaactagccgttggcctgtcggacgtccgacaggtgcctgtcagacgtccgaaccacctgtcggacgtccgaaccctgcgtccgaacgtaggcagagagtcatcaaatttttgcgaaatttctcggacgtccgatgcgatcgatgtgcgtccgaggcgtgcgtccgatccttccggacgtccgatgcttcctcacgagcgtccgacagagtttccttcttgatgttcttcatcctttcggacgtccgatagtttccttttggccgtccgacatgagtgacctgattttgcttcttcatttggttggttttctttccttgacaccattgaacctgattctaacaaatttctcacataaaaacattagaccaaatctacattttggtttgttaatcatcaaaaccaaggattgatcgaccaaggtcaacaatctccccctttttgatgatgacaaacaaaatgaagatttcttttatcaaataagttcaaataaagctcccccttagaaagtaccaacatgcaaagaaatttcaataaatcctactcccccttttggcatcaatcaaaaagcaaactccccctttatttttcaagtcaagaccataatagggtccttgggagttattacaacatgatctagcaatccacatgaatttcataacttttctcatatttttctttacatagcaatcattttgcatgtgtccaaattggcaacaaaagtgacacatgatagaagtattttgcacataagtggatttaatgcaactaattttcttagcaaacttatttgtgccttgaaaagatttgctttcttttgttctttaatatcttgattaccttcatgaaatacacacaatttatcccaaatatctttagctgatttacaacctttaatcccactagattcatttacatctaatgcattgtacaatatacacatggccttggcattcaaagaaaggtatctcttgtctttttcattcaattcttgtctagtctttaatctactcaaattggtgatagagtcaactattctagtttcataaggaccatcttctaccacataccataattcaatgtaaacagattgtaagaaaatcatcattctttgtttccacatgctaaaatgagaaccattaaacataggtggtctatcaatagattgcccttctaaaaaagaaacttttatggttgccatgatctttactctaagcggttaagcttgatcaaaagagaccaatctctgataccaattgtaagagcccggtgcaacccaatgagtacaaacaaattcacaatgatgcacaaagatatatcaaatttaagcacaataaagaaaacttaattaaagagaaaagataagaaatgcaaaccaaatatcaaaccaatagcctcttcaattgatggcgatgctaaccaagatgtacaagtgaaggctcactccttcctcaccccaaatactctttggttgagccaaggagttttacaactattctagttaaccctcaacaacctacacttgaaagatcactcacccaattaagaactattttatacaaatgaggcaaccttcaccaaggttttaccactccaagtgattggttcaccttcaccaaggttttactactccaagagagtaaccttcacttgagcaacctcacaacccaacttccccaaccccttatacaaccaacaaagaatctttctaatcaaaaatctcacttgtaagcttgtattttgtgttggcaaaagtctctagtcttcttgtgctttggggtttttatagaaggtgagaaatggctccaaaagactctccaacggtcaaatattaattgctgtcaaaactagccgttggcctgtcggacgtccgacaggtgcctgtcagacgtccgaaccacctgtcggacgtccgaaccctgcgtccgaacgtaggcagagagtcatcaaatctttgcgaaatttctcggacgtccgatgcgatcgatgtgcgtccgaggcgtgcgtccgatccttccggacgtccgatgcttcctcacgagcgtccgacagagtttccttcttgatgttcttcatcctttcggacgtccgatagtttccttttggccgtccgacatgagtgacctgattttgcttcttcatttggttggttttctttccttgacaccattgaacctgattctaacaaatttctcacataaaaacattagaccaaatctacattttggtttgttaatcatcaaaaccaaggattgatcgaccaaggtcaacacaaTCCTCCTCGGTTGGTTGGTTAAGACTTAAGATTTACATACAGGAAGGACAGTAAGCGTTAGAATTTCAAAGCCAGGGACAACGTACGTacgacttctttttttttcttttgatgatGTATAACATAAATAACTACGAGTAATTTTACATGAAAATGATTTGGATGATTAACTTTTTTATACATTTTCTGAGACTTTACTCTAGCTACATTTGCTAATAAGAGAAGACATCATGGAGTAGTGTTAAGAGTCGTTTTCTTTCAAGTAGGTGCAATTATCAAGCGTTTCAAGGGGAAGAATGCCGACCAACTAATTAAAACGGGAGGCCGAAGTTAGTTGAAGCCACAATTTCTTGCTCAAGTGGCCAACCACTAATTTTCCAGGGCATACTGGAATAGTCTTCATGTTAAGCACGATTCAAGGGGCGAAGTTTGGTTGACAAAAGATAAAAGAGTTTGATCAAATCTTGCTACACAAAAGGAATACCTAaacaatattaataattaataagaAAGAAACGCGAGAGTTGAGACGTGGCGACAGCACGAATCTGTCAAGGCGAAGCAACGTAGGTTTTGACGCAGTTGAGGTGCATGACTTTTAGTGAATTGGACCGCGTATGTGTGATGCACTCTTCTTAGAGCGTGTTTGGTAAATTGGCATGAACGCAAGGAATGAGTATCAAAGTCGTCAATAACATTTAAAACTAATGTCTATATGACCTCAGCCCATTATATTAACAGGCGTAAAAGTGTTTGACCTCAGCCCATTATTATCGTCTACAACTTGTGGTTTGAGTTTCAAATTGATTAATAATATATGCATCAGTTGAACGAACGAAATCATTTCCATTCCAAACCGAGAAAGGTTAAGGGGGAATGAATGAATGTGAACCAAACGCCTAACACGGGAAAAAGTGTGAATGTAGAAAGTGTCTGGTCATTCCCCTCCGAGTAGACGTTGATGGCTGCTATTAGCTTCCGCGGTGGATGAATTGGAATGGTTTCTATATGACACCGGGCCTTGCTTAGTTGTCTTTTCTAGATCATTTGGGTTCCTTTTATAACTTTGGAATTGGAATTACTACAAGTTAATTACATTTTTAATAGAAAAATGAATTATAATTTAGAACCGGCGAAAAGAAAAATCAGCATATCTTCAGAGTGGAGATGAATGTGCCAGGGATGAAAGCACAAAGTATCAGCATTCGTACTAAAATTTGCCATATGTCTTTCTGAACGGTGACCAAGGCTTTGTCAAATTGACGACTCCGCTAATCCACTGGATTTCTGGCGTAATTGCCTGCATTTGATTTGGTTAATCCTAACGCCGATGAGGCGTTTAAGAATAAAAAGTGGGTTCAACCACATTGATTATTAATTAAAACTCACCTGTTTGAGATAAATacattgatgatgatgatgatgatgagggaGGTGTTTAAGATTAGAAGTGAGTAAATCTTGGTACGTTTTTCATGTGATATGTGTGGAACTGCTTGCGGGGCATGGCATGCATGttaataagaaagaaaattcaTGACAGCTCCTTAAGAATATATTCTTTACGAttgattaaacgttttgctGTGTCTTATTCTTCCCTACATCTCAATTAAAGCCAAGCGACCGGCTAGCACACTGGATGACCGGCAGCTGGGATGGAAaccaaaatggaagcaaaacaaCTAACCATACAGCACACTGGTGACCAGCAACCAGCAACCGGaaccaataataataataaataaaagcaGGAATACGAAAATTAATATGTTGTCATAATCAGCAGCAGTATGGGGAAACAACTTGCCAGTAATATCTTATCCCACACCAAACCGTCCATCCAGGCCTGGCGAGTTCCTATCCTCACCGCCTTTGTAGGGGATAAACATTAACAAATGCACCGCAAATTATTGATTAGTGTATtatatcaaaaaaattaatttctatTTGTCAAGTCATCATTGCCAACCCGAAAACTCAACTAGACAAAAAACTTGGAGTCTAGCTAAGAgtagcccttttttttttttataaaaaaaaaaaaagattccagGAATCATGCGAGGCAGGGCACTTAAAGTAGAGCTCACTAGGTGGGCATGTGATGTATCATGTATGTTACTCATCGTGATTAACAAGTCATTTACACTATTTactcttttttctaaaaaaaaaaaatttaaagaataaAAAGCAAAGAATTTCTCCTTTTGGATCGGCctatttttcaaatacaatgttacaattaatacacaaacaaaaacaactcaaaaagcatttcatccatacaatatatatatatatatatatatatatatatatatatatatatataaaactcACAAATAcacataaagaaaataaattttacaataTTTTTTCACCTATCACAACCACCCACCCCGACCGCCGCCACCATCACCACCCCCTACCTTCTCCTTTCTCCTCCCCCTccctcttcttcctcctcccctCTTCCCCTTTCCATTAACTCGGTCCCTCCGCTTCCCGGTCACCCTCTAAACCTCCCCTCGATCTGGTTGCTGGTCATGACCAGAAGCCATGGTCTAGTCGTGGCTAGATCACAACCAGAAGATTTGGTACTTTTTGGCGCATTTTAGTCACGACTAGATCAAGAGGGGAAGGGATGGCTAGAGGGTGGAGGGGAAGGAGAGGGAGGGGTGGTGGCGGTGGGGATGGTTGTGGGTGatagtattaatttttaaaaaatattctaaaaattttaaaaggtaTTCTAAAGTATATTCTAAAGATCCCTCTGAAAACATGTACACtaaaaatttttcatgtacACTACTATaacaaattatttcaaaaatacttttaaaGACAGCTAATCCAAATAGAGCCGCACATCATCTCTTCTTGTCAAATATGTGATACTCTTTGTCCCTAAAATCCAATTTAGCTAGTAGAAATATTATTTAAGTAATCATGAAATTTTTGATTTCACTATCGAGCcctaccttttttttcttctcattcttcCTTTATAAAGTTTGGAGTCTccttttaaataagaaaaaaaatgcaagatactctgtttttttttcgCGGTTGACGCCAACTTTGCTTGCTCATATACTAATTGTCTACTACACTACACCACAAAAAACTCATGTCACGTAAGGCATGGGAGCATAATACTTTGGTTGTAAATTCAGTAAATACTACAACACATACATTTGGCAGCAAGAAGTAAGAAATCAATATATAAATCACTAAAGAAATGTGGCTAAGATGGCACTATGGTGTAACGCGTGAACCTCATGGACGCAGCCTTTTGTACACTCATCTcgaacaccccccccccccctcggGGCGCCctcttttgtgtttttatttttgttgaagGAAGTCATCTTCAACTTGGAAACAAGAAATGGTCGTAGATTTACATGTGAAATCCAAGTGGCCACAACTCAACTCAACTCAACCTCACCTCGCCCAAAAGCATCAACTACCAACATGCCAACAAAAAGCTTCATAGGCCTAGCGTATCATATGGATCCCCATGTCACCATTTCCCACCTCCCCCTCTCAATTCTGACCAAATTTGGCACCCTTGACAGTACTGCTACAGATACAGATGAACGATGACGCGTATATGCCCCGCCACCAACGACTCTTCTTTGTCCCCCCTCCCCTGCCTGCTCACGCTTCTTCCTGCAAATTGCCAATTTGACTACTCCATACATAATCCTTAGGTacacataacattgcatttggTCAAGAATCTCAAGGagttcttttcaaaatttcgaGCCCTTCGTTGCATTTACCAGAATCTTTTTCTGAGTATCGTGCAATTTGTTGGATGTACAACTTTTTACGATCATGAAATACAGAGGAGGTATATTATAGTTAGTGTGCACTGTGCAGTGCAAATATGAACTACACGAGCTAGCGTCAAATAATTCTgaatggaaagaaaaagatcACGCCCAATGTTCAAAGACTCGCAACTTTAAATGTCAGCTTCTTAATAATAGTTCAGGATTAGTGAATTGGCAATAATAGAATGATGCCTTTTGCATTATCAAAGTCGGAACACATAAAAACCTAatacccgaaaaaaaaaaaagggaaaaaaagtcCACTACAACACGTCTAAATTGCATTAacgaaaaaatgaattaaattgATCGATCACTGTCTCTGTCGACAAGTTCATCTGTACATAGACatgaataaaaggaaaaaaaataaatgattttgcACCATAAGCTAACATGATGAATATTTCAACCTAGACTGCAAATTCCACTAGTATTTAATGTTCTCCACTTTAATTGGCAAATTGAAGCGAGATTTTTTTGCGGGATGAGGGCTCTCGACCTCATCTTCAGTGGACCAAAACTCCGGCAACGCAGGCAAGTTCAAGTCAAAGTCCCGGTGGCTGTTGGTATTAGTTGACCCCACCCCTTCAGATGAAGTAAGTCCGCTGTGTCCGCCGCCAATTGTGCCTTCATAGTGGCACCGCTTGTGGCCACCCAGAGCCTGTCCGGAAGGGAAGCACTTATGACAAATAGAGCACTCATGAGTCCTCCCGCTACCGCCAGCGCCGACGCCGCTAGTACTAGTAGTAGTCACCGTAGTGGTGGAGGTGGACGGCTGGTCATCGCCGCCACCGCTAGGAAGCTTCCTATGACTAGCTTTGTGCCCACCTAGAGCTTGGTACGACCCAAAAGCCTTGTTACAAACCGAACACTTGTACAAGAGCTTAGGAACATCCGAGGAAGTCGCAACATGAGGCGGCAAAGAGGGCTTTGGCGCCGCTGCTGCAGCcgtggaggaggaggaagaagagggAAAGGAAGAAGGGAGGCTGAAGTTTACTTTGCCACCGCGAGCGAGCATAATTAGGCAGAGAGCTAGATACTCTTCCTCAGTGGGCTGTGGATGGTCAAGGCTACGCGGTCGTTTTGATCTTTTTCCCTTGGCCCATGGCTCCGTTAGATGGCGGAGGCTTGGGTTGTCGAAGGGGAAGGAAGGAGTCGGTGTAGTGGGAGAGTTCAATGCTTCCAGAGCCATATCAGGTATTGTTTCTGAAAGTAATCAAGAAATCAGCAGCAAGGAAGTCTTGTTACTTGTTGTTGTGATAGAAAAGTCGCGAGAGAGAAGGGTTTTTGCTGGGAGAGGAGAGCAAGTAAATTGGTGATTGGAAGAGTGATGGGAGTGAGGAGTGgatggtggggggggggggactaTATATATAGAGGGAAGGGTTAGGGGAGTCCGTAGAATAGTAGGAAAGGAGTGGAAGTTGCGTGAGGGGTGACAGGAAAGTACTAGTAGCAGTAAGGCGGTTATGCAAGGTATTTTCGCTCTTCTATTCTAAGGATGACGATGTAAATAAATAGAAGCAAGCAAAGGAAATTTGGGGTGGGTCAAAGGAGGAGCATTAAAAATTGGAAAGCGAGTGGAGCACGTTTTGTTGAGGTGAGGGGGTTTGGGTGCTTGGGGGCCAAGTGGAAACTTTTGTGAGAGTGAAGTCggttagtgtgtgtgtgtgcgtg contains the following coding sequences:
- the LOC140015386 gene encoding zinc finger protein ZAT10-like; amino-acid sequence: MALEALNSPTTPTPSFPFDNPSLRHLTEPWAKGKRSKRPRSLDHPQPTEEEYLALCLIMLARGGKVNFSLPSSFPSSSSSSTAAAAAPKPSLPPHVATSSDVPKLLYKCSVCNKAFGSYQALGGHKASHRKLPSGGGDDQPSTSTTTVTTTSTSGVGAGGSGRTHECSICHKCFPSGQALGGHKRCHYEGTIGGGHSGLTSSEGVGSTNTNSHRDFDLNLPALPEFWSTEDEVESPHPAKKSRFNLPIKVENIKY